The genomic window GGCTGAACTTGATGTTCTCCATCACCGTCAGCCAGGGGTAGAGGCTGTAATGCTGGAACACCATGGCACGGTCGGCGCCGGGTCCGTTGACGGGCTGGCCATTGCTGTCGAGTTCGCCGCTGCTACGGTATTCCAGGCCGCCGAGGATGCGTAGCAGCGTCGACTTGCCGCAGCCGGAAGCGCCCACCAGCGTAACGAATTCGTTGTCCCTGACATCGAGACTGATGTTCTCCAGCGCCGTCACTGGATTGCCGTCGCCGTCGAACACCTTGCCGAGATGGCGTATCTGTACCTTGTTCATCATGTGCACCTTGTTCATGTTCAGGCCCTGGCTTGCGCCCATGGAAAGAGCCGGCGATGCAGCCATCGGAAGCCCTGGTCCATCACCAGGCCGATCAGGCCGATCAGGATGATGCCGGCGAAGATGGTGTCGGTTTTCAGGAAGCGCTGCGCCTTCAGGATGGAATAGCCGAGGCCGGAATTGGCAGCCACCAGCTCGGCCACCACGAGATAGGTCCAGGCCCAGCCCATCGTTACCCGAAGCGTGTCGAGCAGCGCCGGCTTAGCCGAGGGTAGCAGCACGAGCTTGATGATTTCATAGCGGGTTGCGCCCATGGTATGGGCGGCCTCGATCTGAGCCTTCGGCGTGCGCCGCACATCCTCGGCCACCATCAGCAGCATCTGGAAGAAGGTGCCGATGAAGATCACCGATATCTTGGCGCTTTCATCGATGCCCACCCACAGCATAATCAGCGGGATGAAGGCCACTGCCGGCATGTAGCGAATGAAATCGGTCAGCGGCTCCAGCATCGCCGCCACCGGCCGGAACGAGCCGATCAACAGGCCCAGTGGCAGGGCCAGCACCGCCGACAGCACGAAGCCGGCGCTGACGCGGTAGATCGAGATGCCGGTGTCGGCCAGCAGGTCGTCCTCGGTCAGCCAAGTCAGGATGCGCCGGGCGACCATGGCCGGGTTGGGCAGAAATACCGGGTCGATCAGGCCGGAGGCCGACAACGCGCTCCACAGCAGTAGCGGCGAAAGCAGGCCCAGCGCGGCGAACAGCCAGTACTGACGGCGGCCCAGGCTGCCGGCGATGGTCCAGATGCCTGGTGGGCGTGGCGCGCGATGGGGGGATGCGGACATGGTGGCTCCTGGTCGGGTTTGCAAAAACGAGAGAGCGCGCAGCAACGCAGTTCTCCCGGGCTTTTGTCCCTCCGTGGAGCCCCAAGCGATAACGCAATGCAGTGGGGCCGATTGCTCTCGGACCAGTCGCCGCAAATGCGGCCGGAACCCTAGCGATCTTGAGGCGTGCTTGCCTGATCCGGCCGACGCGACTCTCGGGATGAAGCTTTGCAATAACGGTGCCAGCTATGTCAACACCGCAGGCGGACAGGGTTTGCCTTGTCGTGGTGCGTTTGAAGCACAAAAAACTGATTGGCGCACTGTCGTGATGCCGGTGTTATCGATGACGCATCAGCCTGGTGCGTTATACGGCATGCAATTGCGCCTGATCAATTGAACTAACCTGAATTGAACCGAATTCCGAAAGCGGGCTAATCAATGTGTCAATTCAATCATTTAAAAAATGTAACGCATTATGTTATTTTTTAATAGAAACTAATCAATCACTGAAGCTGATAATCGATCGGAGGTCGCATGACTGCGTTTCAGAAAGCACGAAGAAAAGAAGCCTGTTCTTTTTCCATTGGCGATATCGAAACGCTTTTGGAACAAATGTCCGATAAGAAAAAATTTATTCTTTACGTGCCCGGGCATCGATAAGAATGGTTGGTGGAAAACAGGAAATAGTCTATTTGCTTTTTCTCAGAAATGGTAACGAGTCGGTGTTCGAGAGATTGAGCAATTGGTGGAATGCCGAAGCCCAGCGCGCGCTTGCGCATCGGCTGATTTGCGCAGCGCTGGCCGGACCATCCGGTCAGGGAGCACCTGACCAGATGGCAATGCGAACAATTGTGCAGGAAAAGGCACTGTTGCGCGCCCGAAGAATGGACAGGATGGTTCCGGAAGAAATTCGGACTAGCTTTGCGGAATGCGATATCGCCCAACGGGAAATGCAGGTTTTAAAAATAAACTGTTGTCACTGGGTTCTGTAGATCGCCTCAAATTCAGGAATTGAGCAGAAATTTAGAAGATGTGTTTACACAGGAAAAGACAATGCCAACTTTGTCGCTATTTATCGATAAAAATGCCGGACGAAAAATCCGATCAACGGAATTCTTGCTGAGGCCGAATCATATTATTTACAAGCAATGCTACAAGCATTGATGCGATTTACTAAAGCTTTAGCCGAAAATCGGCTAATGAGCGATAACGATCTGACATGGGTCATGGCACTGATCAACAAGCGAAAAACAATGCGAAGCGGTTCCGGCCAGACCGATACAACTGCGCTTGACGACCCCGGTAGCGCGCGCGTGGTGGCATGCTGGGCGGCCATCGACGTGTTGCTCCCTCTATTCGACAAGCTGTGCTGCGTGTCGTCGGCGCAGACGCAGACGTTGTCCGGCGGCGACCGCACAGCTCTTGTGCTGGCGCCGTCTCAACCGTCCGCGAGCCAGTCTCTTCCCAGCCTCGCTCAACCTTATTGCCGGCGTTGCAGCACAGCCTATTCCAGTCCCTCTGGGCCTGCAGCGCCGGACGTTCTGCCAGCGCTGTCCATGCCGCATCGAAACTGCTGATGCTTGCCGCAAAAAATTTGTCAGTCGCGCCACGCTGGCTGCTCCCACGGTTGCTCCAGCCGCCCCAGCCAATCCGGCCGGCGTTATCGCCGCAGGACATTGTCTGTGACCGTTAGAGTGAGTTGTACCTGGCGGATATCGACAGCCAGGCAGTCATCCTCCTTGCCAATGAAGGGGGACTGTTTTCGATGTCGGCGGCATGCCACCAATGGCTGGTTAAACTGGGCCGCAATTAGCATATCGAGCAAGTGCACTTCGCCAGGGTGCGGGATCAAGCCCGAACCGTGCTGCTGGCGCACGCCCAGCGGGCGCCAGCAGCACGGGCACCTGAACGACGCGGCAATCCGCAAGCTTGGCGCGGTCTATGAGACGGCCGTTGCGGAAGCAGGCAGGCAGCACAGGCCGATTTGCCTGACCGACGTGTTTGACGACGACCCGCACACGGTGGACCAGTGCGTGGAAGCCATGCTGGCACCGGTCCGCCGCTGCTACCAAGAAGGCCTGCAGCCGGCCATCCATATCCGGGTAAGCTCGCCCCGGCTCGGGGAGTGCATCGTGGCTGCGCTGGAAGTGCTGCCGGTGGTATCACCGCCGACAGAGCGGCCGGCGATGGAAGTCATCGACTGCCTGACCGAAGCCGACAGGCAACTGCCAGGCCTGATCATGCCCACCGGCAATTCCGCCGATCCGATGCACACGGCCCTGGCGCGGCGCCATGCGCAGCAGGCTCGCTCAGGTGCGCCGGGCGCGGCTGTGGCAGACCGCGTTGGCCCGCGCAAAAGCCCGGGCAGCAACATCAGAACCCATCTGTACTTTTACGCCCAGCCCTGTCCTTTGAAAAACGGCTTGCCGGATGGCAGGCGCATCGCAGCCGAATACGCGGCATTGTTCCAGGCGGCCAGGCAACACCGGTGCACGCTCGTCACCCTGGAAATATTGTCGGAAACCCTGGCCATGAAATCGGCGTGATCGCCGCGCTGCAGGCGGCGGCCATTACGAGCACTCCCGCTGCTACACCAGCGCTGAAGGTACGTATCGTGACCCGAAACAGGAAGATCAGGGACGGCATGCAGGACTGTTTCTGACCGTAGCCTGGGATCATCCTGGTGCAGGCAGCCGTCGCACGTGCCGACACGGCTCAGAAACCAAAATCTTTCTTGGCTTCGCCCTTCTCGCCGGCAACGTCGCCCGGTGTCC from Noviherbaspirillum sp. L7-7A includes these protein-coding regions:
- a CDS encoding ATP-binding cassette domain-containing protein, with the translated sequence MGASQGLNMNKVHMMNKVQIRHLGKVFDGDGNPVTALENISLDVRDNEFVTLVGASGCGKSTLLRILGGLEYRSSGELDSNGQPVNGPGADRAMVFQHYSLYPWLTVMENIKFSRKLRAKRGDMSSADVEAASGRADALLRLIGLSSAAHAYPNQLSGGMQQRVAIARALMSRPSI
- a CDS encoding ABC transporter permease, whose product is MSASPHRAPRPPGIWTIAGSLGRRQYWLFAALGLLSPLLLWSALSASGLIDPVFLPNPAMVARRILTWLTEDDLLADTGISIYRVSAGFVLSAVLALPLGLLIGSFRPVAAMLEPLTDFIRYMPAVAFIPLIMLWVGIDESAKISVIFIGTFFQMLLMVAEDVRRTPKAQIEAAHTMGATRYEIIKLVLLPSAKPALLDTLRVTMGWAWTYLVVAELVAANSGLGYSILKAQRFLKTDTIFAGIILIGLIGLVMDQGFRWLHRRLFPWAQARA